In Maridesulfovibrio zosterae DSM 11974, a genomic segment contains:
- a CDS encoding DUF362 domain-containing protein, with product MNIKKTREAVAFFRILEYESTILDTAVGMVMEECGFKVPLGTKVLVKPNLVSSKNKLACTHPNITLSVCRYLKDCGAEITVADSPGYGTASQVSKAIGMTSGLASLGLKPKSLGHPVKLKLSFGETIGISRDALESDMIINVPKFKAHAQFGVTGAVKNMFGTVVGFRKAYAHTRFGENPGLMEKMIIEVNKTMPVSFSLMDAIYPMHVTGPISGKPYSMNLLAGSCNQYALDTAIYMLLGLSPKKILLWKECARQKIFGYHPDHIKYVIEPPDDFDTKDFIVPEKLNPMEFEAVRFVKGRVKSFFSRFK from the coding sequence ATGAATATAAAAAAGACCAGAGAAGCAGTCGCTTTTTTCCGTATCCTTGAATATGAATCCACAATTCTTGACACTGCTGTCGGTATGGTTATGGAAGAATGTGGATTCAAAGTTCCTCTGGGAACTAAGGTTCTGGTGAAACCTAATCTGGTTTCTTCTAAAAACAAACTCGCTTGCACTCACCCCAATATAACACTGTCTGTATGCCGTTATCTTAAAGATTGCGGTGCTGAAATAACAGTTGCCGACTCTCCCGGATATGGAACAGCATCTCAGGTTTCAAAAGCGATCGGTATGACTTCGGGATTGGCATCACTTGGGCTTAAACCGAAATCTCTGGGGCATCCGGTTAAACTTAAATTATCCTTCGGCGAAACTATAGGTATTTCCCGTGATGCGCTTGAATCAGATATGATCATCAATGTCCCCAAATTCAAGGCTCATGCTCAGTTTGGTGTCACCGGAGCAGTCAAAAACATGTTTGGAACTGTGGTCGGGTTCCGTAAGGCATATGCCCATACCAGATTCGGTGAAAATCCCGGATTGATGGAAAAAATGATTATAGAAGTCAACAAGACTATGCCTGTATCATTCAGTCTGATGGATGCAATTTACCCCATGCATGTAACCGGCCCTATCAGTGGTAAGCCATATTCCATGAACCTTCTGGCAGGATCATGCAATCAATATGCGTTGGATACAGCTATATACATGCTTCTAGGCTTAAGCCCTAAAAAAATCCTGCTATGGAAAGAATGCGCACGACAGAAAATTTTCGGATATCACCCCGACCATATCAAATATGTTATCGAACCACCGGACGATTTCGATACCAAAGATTTTATTGTTCCTGAGAAGCTTAATCCTATGGAATTTGAGGCTGTACGATTTGTTAAAGGAAGAGTAAAAAGTTTTTTCAGCAGATTTAAGTAA
- the cysQ gene encoding 3'(2'),5'-bisphosphate nucleotidase CysQ, whose product MLLIRLLMVTHNRRSDKSFIMQNMIKNLSIVARSAGAAIMKVRNKGFEVVNKADKSPVTEADIASNEVISYQLAQMYPDIPILSEEGTKISYTDRSKWTEFFLVDPLDGTKEFIKDNGEFCVCIALMRKNRPVLGVVYAPTQDTLYTGCAESGAYVSLSGSSPQQIRTRPPSEGEGLIVVGSRSHPSPDLAEYLDKLNVAKLSPAGSALKFCQVAEGKAHLYPRFNPTMEWDTAAGQAIVEAAGGTMTSLDGSEFPYNKENLRNKGFIVKA is encoded by the coding sequence ATGTTATTAATTAGACTGCTGATGGTGACACACAACCGAAGGTCTGATAAATCCTTCATCATGCAGAACATGATAAAAAATCTTTCTATAGTGGCGCGCAGTGCGGGCGCAGCTATAATGAAAGTAAGAAACAAAGGATTCGAAGTAGTAAACAAAGCAGATAAATCACCTGTTACGGAAGCTGACATTGCTTCAAATGAAGTGATTTCATATCAGCTTGCGCAAATGTATCCGGATATCCCTATTCTTTCGGAAGAAGGAACGAAGATCAGCTACACAGACCGCAGTAAGTGGACAGAATTCTTTCTCGTGGACCCATTGGACGGAACAAAAGAGTTCATCAAAGATAACGGTGAATTCTGCGTATGTATTGCCCTGATGCGCAAGAATAGACCTGTTCTCGGAGTTGTCTACGCACCAACACAAGATACACTTTATACAGGCTGTGCCGAGTCAGGGGCATACGTTAGCCTATCCGGATCTTCCCCCCAGCAAATACGTACGAGACCTCCATCTGAAGGAGAAGGACTTATCGTTGTTGGCAGTCGATCTCACCCTTCACCTGATCTTGCAGAGTATCTGGACAAACTTAATGTGGCGAAATTGTCCCCTGCCGGAAGTGCTCTAAAATTTTGTCAGGTTGCAGAAGGTAAAGCCCATCTTTATCCGAGATTTAATCCGACTATGGAGTGGGATACAGCTGCAGGTCAGGCAATTGTTGAGGCTGCAGGAGGGACTATGACTTCTTTAGATGGATCTGAGTTCCCATACAATAAAGAGAACTTACGAAATAAAGGTTTTATAGTTAAAGCTTGA
- a CDS encoding transporter substrate-binding domain-containing protein produces MGRYIKIFLFLLFEMIIISASAPVVFASPLKIIHSASMPPLSFINEEGNADGILIDLWKEWSKKSGSDVSFELTNWKEAMSMTGRNPDTINGGLFYSPDRAEQLIFGNCLFSMRGALFTDNQNDGLSKLDMQNTICGVIKGGYSKIYMETNFPFTALMLFDSAKELFKTAAEGRIKMFVADYPVAMYQLKKFKINDKFKCQKILYSRELYPAVHHQNQKLLGRINYFMTAIPKSRRQEIIKKWMPLPDERYWHITTVIILTFLTILIFAFMQRQRIMPLISKCKILNIFKP; encoded by the coding sequence ATGGGCAGATATATAAAAATATTCTTATTTCTTCTATTTGAAATGATAATAATTTCTGCCAGTGCGCCTGTGGTATTTGCTTCTCCACTAAAAATTATCCACTCTGCATCCATGCCCCCACTCTCTTTTATCAATGAAGAAGGAAATGCTGACGGTATTCTCATTGATCTCTGGAAAGAATGGTCCAAAAAATCAGGAAGTGACGTGAGCTTTGAGCTCACAAATTGGAAAGAAGCAATGAGCATGACTGGACGGAATCCTGATACTATTAATGGAGGACTATTTTACTCTCCAGATAGAGCTGAGCAATTAATCTTCGGTAACTGCTTATTCTCAATGAGAGGGGCTTTGTTTACTGATAATCAGAATGATGGATTAAGCAAACTGGATATGCAAAATACTATTTGCGGAGTTATCAAGGGTGGATACTCTAAAATTTATATGGAAACGAACTTTCCTTTCACAGCACTCATGCTTTTCGACTCAGCAAAAGAATTATTCAAAACTGCTGCTGAAGGAAGAATAAAAATGTTTGTCGCTGATTACCCCGTGGCAATGTATCAGCTTAAAAAATTTAAAATCAATGATAAGTTCAAATGCCAGAAAATTTTATATTCGCGGGAATTATATCCGGCTGTCCACCACCAAAACCAAAAACTACTTGGTCGCATCAATTACTTTATGACGGCCATTCCTAAATCACGTCGGCAGGAAATTATAAAAAAATGGATGCCCCTTCCTGACGAAAGATATTGGCATATCACAACAGTTATTATTCTAACTTTTCTTACTATTTTAATATTCGCATTTATGCAGCGGCAGAGGATTATGCCATTAATCTCAAAGTGTAAAATTTTGAATATATTTAAACCTTAG
- a CDS encoding PP2C family protein-serine/threonine phosphatase: MNEESSVKLGGEIPKVLVVDDSATMRNFLIRVLEDDFDVVTASDGVECIDRYKDVKPSVILLDLMMPVMDGFDVIEEIRNRICDQEVIIIVLTGQDEQEIKAKALNSGANDYLTKPFHVVELKARVGVAVRQVLLTRQLQAANSSLQRAYNIIDDEVRLVARLQDKLLPTVVPIIDGLDIKSLYRPSGRASGDYFDVFSIDEGVVRVVMADVSGHGPQAAFIMAIVRTLFKADGAEKSPLDHSMELVNTHLLDLIGKDSYFVTLFAADIDFNKGEMRYLSAGHCPAIVMLDGEMIEPLVAMVPPLGFFPIDCGLLECRFSTSLRLFLFTDGCYEWRMGSDFFSLDPFMEIIKERLESNSLNLDSIEDLLEDKTGVRPEFDDDVTALLLNWTKV; this comes from the coding sequence GTGAATGAAGAATCGAGTGTGAAACTCGGAGGTGAAATCCCCAAAGTGCTTGTGGTAGATGATTCTGCAACTATGAGGAATTTCTTGATCCGTGTTCTTGAAGATGATTTTGATGTTGTTACAGCCTCTGATGGAGTTGAGTGCATTGACAGATATAAAGATGTAAAACCCAGCGTGATTCTACTCGACCTCATGATGCCTGTGATGGACGGATTTGATGTGATTGAAGAAATTCGTAATCGTATTTGTGATCAAGAGGTTATTATTATTGTCCTTACCGGGCAGGATGAGCAGGAAATTAAAGCTAAAGCTCTTAACAGCGGGGCAAATGATTATCTTACAAAACCATTTCATGTCGTTGAGTTGAAAGCACGAGTCGGGGTTGCTGTCAGACAGGTCTTGCTGACCAGACAGTTGCAGGCAGCCAACTCCAGTTTGCAGAGAGCTTATAATATTATTGATGATGAAGTCCGGCTGGTTGCCAGACTTCAGGATAAACTGTTACCCACCGTAGTTCCAATCATTGACGGGCTTGATATTAAAAGTCTTTATCGCCCTTCAGGAAGAGCAAGCGGTGATTATTTTGACGTATTCAGTATTGATGAAGGTGTAGTCAGAGTTGTTATGGCTGATGTCTCAGGGCATGGACCTCAGGCAGCCTTTATTATGGCTATCGTCCGTACTTTATTTAAAGCTGATGGTGCTGAGAAAAGTCCTCTTGATCACAGTATGGAGCTGGTCAATACGCATCTGCTGGACTTGATTGGAAAGGACAGTTATTTTGTAACTCTTTTTGCTGCTGATATAGATTTTAACAAAGGTGAAATGAGGTATTTAAGCGCGGGGCATTGTCCGGCAATTGTTATGCTGGATGGTGAAATGATAGAGCCTCTCGTCGCTATGGTTCCACCTTTGGGTTTTTTTCCTATTGATTGTGGTCTATTAGAATGCCGTTTTTCAACTTCTTTGCGTTTGTTTTTGTTTACTGACGGGTGTTATGAATGGCGTATGGGAAGTGATTTCTTCAGTCTCGATCCGTTCATGGAAATTATCAAAGAGCGTTTGGAAAGTAATAGTCTAAATCTTGATTCTATTGAGGATCTTTTGGAAGATAAAACAGGCGTACGTCCCGAATTTGATGATGATGTTACAGCTCTGTTATTAAACTGGACTAAGGTTTAA
- a CDS encoding FliI/YscN family ATPase: MAGMKDCTELLSSINPCRSYGKVSKVVGLIAEGKGIRAPLGSVCHLIPEDSDSTIAAEVVGFKDGSCLFMPYGELHGISQGSLIMNSSAPPKVPVGMNMLGRAVDAFGQPIDGKGPIIPDSYNPLHRDPPNPLERPRINEPLDVGVKAINSLLTLGKGQRMGIMAGSGVGKSTLLSMMARYTVADINVIALVGERGREVVEFIERDLGPEGLARSILVIATSDKSPLIRMRAAYTATAIAEYFRDLNKDVLLMMDSVTRFAMAGREVGLAAGEPPTRGGYTPSVFAQLPKLLERAGKNQNGSITGIYTVLVDGDDFTEPIADAVRSILDGHIVLTRDLADQGHYPCIDVLKSVSRVRSDIIPSEVVAAGRKVTGQMATFRKVEDMVNIGAYQSGANPVIDAAIKIQPAINGFLQQLVEDKKTLDESIQLLIKLAGTN; encoded by the coding sequence ATGGCAGGCATGAAAGACTGCACAGAACTTTTGTCATCTATTAATCCGTGCCGAAGCTATGGCAAGGTAAGCAAAGTTGTAGGACTTATTGCTGAAGGTAAGGGAATTAGAGCTCCTCTGGGTTCTGTATGCCATCTCATACCAGAAGATTCTGACTCAACTATTGCTGCCGAAGTTGTCGGATTCAAAGATGGGTCATGCCTTTTCATGCCCTATGGCGAACTGCATGGCATAAGTCAGGGTAGTTTGATCATGAACTCAAGTGCCCCTCCGAAAGTCCCGGTAGGGATGAATATGCTGGGCCGCGCAGTAGATGCTTTCGGTCAACCAATTGACGGCAAAGGGCCCATTATTCCCGACAGCTATAATCCCCTTCATCGTGATCCCCCCAACCCTCTTGAACGTCCTCGTATCAACGAACCACTGGATGTAGGTGTAAAAGCCATCAACAGTCTGCTTACGCTGGGAAAAGGACAGCGTATGGGAATCATGGCCGGATCAGGAGTCGGAAAATCGACATTACTTTCCATGATGGCCCGCTATACAGTGGCGGATATTAACGTTATCGCCCTTGTTGGCGAACGTGGACGTGAAGTAGTAGAATTTATTGAACGAGACCTTGGTCCTGAAGGACTTGCCCGTTCTATACTGGTTATTGCAACTTCAGACAAAAGCCCTCTTATCCGTATGCGGGCAGCATATACAGCGACAGCTATCGCTGAATATTTCCGTGATCTGAATAAAGACGTTCTGCTCATGATGGACTCAGTTACCCGTTTTGCAATGGCTGGACGTGAAGTAGGTCTTGCTGCAGGAGAACCTCCGACACGTGGCGGATATACTCCATCAGTTTTTGCGCAGTTACCCAAATTGCTGGAGCGGGCAGGCAAAAACCAAAATGGATCAATCACCGGGATTTATACTGTTCTTGTCGATGGTGATGATTTTACTGAACCTATTGCCGATGCTGTCCGTTCTATTCTTGATGGTCATATAGTACTGACACGCGATCTTGCCGACCAGGGACACTATCCCTGTATTGATGTACTGAAAAGTGTCAGCAGGGTTCGCAGTGATATTATTCCGAGCGAGGTTGTCGCAGCCGGACGTAAAGTGACTGGACAGATGGCTACATTTCGAAAAGTTGAAGATATGGTCAATATTGGTGCATACCAGTCAGGTGCCAATCCAGTCATTGATGCAGCAATTAAGATACAGCCGGCAATCAACGGATTCCTGCAACAATTAGTTGAGGACAAAAAAACTCTGGACGAAAGCATTCAATTACTAATTAAGCTTGCAGGGACAAACTGA
- a CDS encoding sulfite exporter TauE/SafE family protein: MKNISARHFSILFYAVLILLTPTLIFAAPAFKVPNIIGNVNNPYILPHGGPGFWLSSAIGLVAGLLSSAIGAGGGLIVVPALMTAGISGIYAIGSEIFRLFIFSTIQSVRMGFNKRINYLMAVYLTIGTTLGGYAGYSVSKAVFFSDPAGSDVFISAMIILWLLVYSFIIVPEFRDAAHEYAIKILKEEQSKNERDTAVQTDSSKTEHDDDKAETEKTESDQSETPQQHEIKNEPQFEDELYPDEKPWEIARSIRTMKFPPYIKFPGTISEESDDLSREEMRREDQSDLKLEKENKYERIPVIPAVLLSLAGGFFMALTGSGGVILSFTVLTKGFGCVAALVAGTDLARLALSSGILTMGTYGLNGFVNIYCIAGLIFGTTTGLHMGGKALKHIQPYRTKGLIVLLLISVIINRMLALPGLLRKSGAGISSSLTATLDQSAMYILLIGALIFSGWMLFSFFNSLIGSLNPPEKKE; encoded by the coding sequence ATGAAAAATATTTCCGCACGCCACTTTTCCATTCTATTTTACGCAGTATTAATTCTGCTGACCCCCACTCTGATTTTTGCTGCTCCAGCATTTAAGGTACCGAATATTATCGGTAATGTTAATAATCCATATATATTGCCGCATGGAGGACCGGGCTTTTGGCTTTCCTCAGCCATAGGACTTGTAGCCGGACTTTTAAGCTCAGCTATTGGTGCCGGAGGCGGACTGATTGTCGTTCCTGCGCTCATGACTGCCGGAATATCCGGCATATATGCTATTGGATCTGAAATATTCCGCCTTTTCATATTCAGCACTATTCAATCAGTGCGTATGGGATTCAACAAACGTATTAATTATCTTATGGCCGTATACCTGACCATTGGCACAACGTTAGGAGGTTACGCAGGGTATTCAGTCAGTAAAGCTGTCTTTTTCTCCGACCCTGCAGGAAGTGATGTTTTCATATCAGCTATGATCATTCTGTGGCTTTTAGTTTACTCTTTCATAATTGTCCCTGAATTTCGTGATGCAGCCCATGAATATGCTATCAAGATACTTAAAGAAGAACAGAGTAAAAATGAACGGGATACTGCCGTCCAGACCGATTCCAGCAAAACTGAACACGATGATGATAAAGCTGAAACTGAGAAGACTGAATCTGATCAATCTGAAACTCCACAACAGCATGAAATTAAAAATGAACCACAATTTGAGGATGAATTATATCCAGATGAAAAACCTTGGGAAATAGCACGCTCGATTCGCACTATGAAATTTCCTCCGTATATTAAATTCCCAGGAACAATTAGTGAAGAATCAGATGATCTTAGCCGAGAAGAAATGAGGCGAGAAGATCAGTCAGATTTAAAACTGGAAAAAGAAAATAAATATGAACGGATTCCGGTAATACCTGCCGTACTGCTCTCGCTTGCAGGTGGATTCTTCATGGCTCTGACTGGCTCAGGGGGGGTAATTCTTAGTTTTACCGTTTTGACAAAAGGATTTGGATGTGTGGCAGCACTTGTAGCAGGAACGGATCTGGCAAGACTGGCTCTGTCATCAGGTATACTGACTATGGGAACATACGGTCTGAACGGTTTTGTAAACATATATTGTATTGCAGGATTAATATTCGGAACCACTACTGGATTGCACATGGGCGGAAAAGCTTTAAAACATATCCAGCCATACCGCACAAAGGGACTCATTGTCCTGCTGCTGATCTCGGTCATAATCAACCGAATGCTTGCACTTCCCGGATTACTCAGAAAATCAGGTGCTGGGATATCATCCAGTCTTACCGCCACCTTAGATCAAAGTGCTATGTATATCCTGCTTATAGGAGCACTGATTTTCAGCGGATGGATGCTATTCTCTTTTTTCAACAGCCTGATAGGGTCACTCAATCCTCCGGAAAAAAAGGAATAA
- a CDS encoding ATP-binding cassette domain-containing protein, which produces MAEPEMLILDEFLEGIDQQSRAQLIQAIDAAAKSGTTVVCSAHRKEELPSCVNKTLYIRDGKIDHCEDGHGKGISCTLSSMQHKTPPAVNKADAGKLLFGLVDSSVVFLGKTVLHNIDWEMKGGENWAVLGCNGAGKSTLLRLLYGDAAAYAAEESMKRLPEKGDNLRAVRGRMGMVSASMQASFGEAVGKPIPIFDLVISGFFSSVGLFDEINDEMREKTWEWLRFFGIEDLAERPMEQASYGQLRKAFIARALIAGPDVLLLDEPMAGVDEESRKEIYALLELLAAAGVSMVYVTHHREELIPSISHVLELTDGRVSFRGSKEDYFSLKNRK; this is translated from the coding sequence ATGGCTGAGCCGGAAATGCTCATTTTAGATGAATTTCTTGAAGGGATTGATCAGCAGTCACGTGCCCAGCTTATTCAGGCAATTGACGCCGCAGCTAAATCCGGAACGACTGTTGTCTGCTCGGCGCACCGTAAAGAGGAACTGCCTTCCTGCGTCAATAAAACTTTATATATTCGTGACGGGAAAATAGACCACTGTGAGGATGGGCATGGAAAAGGAATTTCATGCACGCTCAGTTCTATGCAGCATAAGACTCCTCCGGCTGTTAATAAAGCTGATGCCGGAAAACTTTTATTTGGCCTTGTAGATTCGAGTGTGGTTTTTCTAGGGAAGACAGTTCTGCATAATATTGACTGGGAGATGAAGGGTGGAGAGAACTGGGCTGTATTAGGTTGTAACGGAGCAGGAAAATCAACACTGCTTCGTCTTCTTTATGGTGATGCCGCTGCTTATGCTGCTGAAGAAAGTATGAAGCGTCTTCCTGAAAAAGGTGATAATCTGCGTGCTGTCCGAGGGCGCATGGGCATGGTTTCTGCTTCCATGCAGGCTTCGTTCGGAGAAGCGGTAGGTAAACCTATTCCTATTTTTGATTTGGTTATTTCCGGATTTTTCTCTTCAGTAGGTTTATTTGATGAAATCAATGATGAGATGCGTGAAAAAACATGGGAGTGGCTCAGATTCTTTGGAATAGAGGATCTTGCTGAACGGCCTATGGAGCAAGCCTCATATGGACAGCTTCGCAAGGCTTTTATTGCCAGAGCACTGATAGCCGGGCCGGACGTATTACTTCTTGATGAGCCTATGGCTGGTGTGGATGAAGAATCACGCAAAGAAATTTATGCTCTTCTCGAGCTTTTGGCTGCTGCAGGTGTTTCAATGGTTTATGTTACTCATCATCGTGAAGAACTTATTCCCTCAATTTCTCATGTTCTTGAACTGACTGACGGACGGGTGTCTTTCCGGGGAAGTAAAGAAGATTACTTTTCATTAAAAAATAGAAAATAA
- a CDS encoding FliH/SctL family protein, giving the protein MSLSKAEDNKFYTGRVIMGLDSNNNSQEMTLQEMEGKKKPTWNDDTDKEYFERVKIKAQDMAKKIIAKAIAEAESIKAEAQAAGYAEGQNQAKAEAEQHMIAFSQNIAQTLGNIQDNARNIILSQSADAISLVLMVIEKTLAVEMESSRREILAALLDESLSHIDSLTQLVIKISPADSEIIGPLLEQAQTEYPDLAKWRIKPDPSIDNGGVIVEAEDAMINNTITSRWEGVQEILAQLTATVEE; this is encoded by the coding sequence ATGTCTTTGTCTAAAGCTGAAGATAACAAGTTCTACACTGGTAGAGTCATCATGGGTCTTGATTCAAACAACAACTCCCAGGAAATGACTCTTCAGGAAATGGAAGGCAAAAAAAAGCCGACCTGGAACGATGATACTGACAAAGAATACTTTGAAAGAGTCAAAATAAAAGCTCAGGACATGGCTAAAAAGATTATTGCAAAAGCAATAGCTGAGGCTGAATCCATTAAGGCTGAAGCTCAGGCTGCTGGTTACGCAGAAGGCCAGAATCAAGCCAAGGCAGAAGCTGAACAGCATATGATAGCGTTCAGTCAAAATATTGCCCAGACTCTGGGAAATATACAGGATAATGCCCGTAATATCATTTTAAGCCAGTCAGCTGATGCAATATCACTTGTTCTTATGGTTATTGAAAAAACCCTAGCAGTAGAAATGGAAAGCAGCAGGAGGGAAATTCTTGCTGCCCTGCTGGATGAATCTCTCTCACATATAGATTCTCTGACTCAATTGGTAATTAAAATTTCACCTGCTGATTCAGAAATAATCGGCCCACTGCTTGAACAGGCACAAACCGAATATCCGGATTTAGCTAAATGGCGCATTAAACCCGATCCTTCCATAGATAATGGAGGAGTTATTGTTGAAGCTGAAGATGCTATGATCAACAACACCATTACTTCCCGCTGGGAAGGAGTGCAGGAAATTCTTGCACAGTTGACAGCAACAGTTGAGGAATAA
- a CDS encoding HesA/MoeB/ThiF family protein, translated as MRIENKIRDMLSCKLVEKDFSESGIVKIAPHEVSLNIASELGLDINCVERVIFTQGAVPERYVRNLITFSAKEQTSLFFSKAAVIGLGGLGGHLLESIARAGVGTIKACDGDSFEPSNLNRQLLATENSLNIKKIDAAFELVRSINPAVFLDVRDEYLTGDKFYDFVSGADIVIDCLGGLEHRGQLKDAAAKAGIPMVTASVAGWTGIVSTVYPGDVSPSDFFGDVNGLEEFLGTPSPAITTAVGIQSSEVLKILSGKGAELTGKALMFDLSKMYFDLIVL; from the coding sequence GTGCGTATTGAAAATAAAATCCGCGACATGTTAAGCTGTAAGCTGGTTGAGAAAGATTTCTCTGAAAGTGGGATAGTAAAGATTGCCCCACATGAAGTGTCACTAAACATTGCCAGTGAATTGGGACTCGACATTAATTGTGTAGAGAGAGTTATTTTTACGCAAGGAGCAGTCCCTGAAAGATATGTGCGAAATTTGATAACTTTCAGTGCAAAAGAACAGACGTCTCTTTTTTTTTCTAAGGCCGCTGTTATAGGGCTTGGTGGATTGGGAGGACATTTGCTGGAATCCATTGCCCGTGCCGGAGTTGGTACTATAAAAGCTTGTGACGGAGATTCCTTTGAACCCTCCAATTTAAATAGACAACTGCTTGCAACTGAAAATTCACTTAACATTAAAAAAATTGACGCTGCTTTTGAACTTGTCAGAAGTATTAATCCAGCAGTATTTCTTGATGTACGTGATGAGTATCTTACAGGGGATAAATTTTATGATTTTGTTTCTGGTGCTGATATAGTGATCGACTGTCTTGGTGGTCTTGAACATCGCGGGCAACTTAAAGATGCTGCAGCTAAGGCGGGAATTCCTATGGTGACAGCGTCAGTCGCAGGATGGACTGGTATCGTATCCACTGTATATCCGGGTGATGTTTCACCGTCAGATTTTTTTGGTGATGTTAATGGGCTTGAAGAGTTTCTTGGCACTCCTTCGCCTGCTATAACTACTGCTGTGGGAATACAAAGTTCAGAAGTTTTGAAAATACTCAGTGGTAAAGGTGCAGAGCTCACTGGAAAAGCTCTTATGTTTGACTTATCAAAGATGTACTTTGACTTGATAGTTCTTTAG